One Streptomyces sp. NBC_01237 genomic region harbors:
- a CDS encoding SUKH-4 family immunity protein — protein MLIDIQPEQATRTFGLTGITYFPRTRGGHLHAATAQFLSTVGLPSNKFFSPKLDLDDPTRLECRPSLKTMFDADGTPCPAEAENWEILGEFQYATVAIDPESGKIYSFGEGEEFAVPMHGDASSLVHALVTLEISLTELKKIAPDDDPARELAVDSLRQQILKSDATPFASEDGEWSKLLEEIGFGMWG, from the coding sequence GTGCTGATCGACATCCAGCCCGAACAAGCCACGCGCACGTTCGGGCTGACAGGCATCACCTACTTCCCGCGCACCAGGGGGGGCCACCTGCACGCGGCAACAGCCCAGTTCCTGTCCACCGTCGGCCTCCCGTCGAACAAGTTCTTCTCCCCCAAGCTCGATCTCGACGACCCCACACGCCTCGAATGCCGACCATCCCTCAAGACAATGTTCGACGCCGATGGCACACCCTGCCCGGCCGAGGCCGAAAACTGGGAAATCCTCGGCGAGTTCCAGTACGCAACAGTCGCCATCGACCCGGAGTCCGGGAAGATCTACTCCTTCGGCGAAGGGGAAGAATTCGCCGTCCCCATGCACGGCGACGCTTCCTCCCTCGTGCATGCGCTCGTCACCCTGGAGATCAGTCTCACTGAGCTCAAGAAGATCGCACCCGATGACGACCCCGCCCGGGAGTTGGCGGTCGACAGCCTTCGCCAGCAGATCCTCAAGTCCGACGCCACCCCGTTCGCCAGCGAGGACGGAGAGTGGAGCAAGCTCCTGGAAGAGATCGGCTTCGGCATGTGGGGATGA